Part of the Bacteriovorax stolpii genome, GTTGGCGTCGTTGTGCTTGCGGGCCATTTCCGCGTCCATTGGAGTTCGGCAAAGAGCTGCACGTACACCTTTGAAACGGTTGGCGACGATTGAGACGCCAATTCCTGATCCACAAAGCAAAATCCCCTGAATACCCTGAGAAATCACTTCGTGACTTACCTTCTTAGCGTATTCAGGATAATCGGCCCTCTCAGACGAATATGTGCCGCAGTCGATGACATCGAACTGTTTGCTCTGAAGGAAATGTTTTACCATTTCCTTCATTTCATAAGCTGCGTGATCTGAGCCGATTGCTATTTTCATAAATTAGTATCTGTAGTGGTCTGGTTTGTATGGACCTTCAACTTTAACACCTAGGTACTCTGATTGAGCAGATGTTAATGTATCTAGTTTTACCCCGATTTTTTCAAGGTGAAGACGAGCTACTTTTTCATCAAGGTGTTTTGGAAGTACGTAAACTTTGTTTTCGTAGTTCTTGTGGTTCGCCCATAGCTCCATTTGTGCCATAACTTGGTTTGTGAACGAGTTAGACATTACGAATGAAGGGTGACCTGTACCACATCCAAGGTTAACCAGACGTCCTTCTGCAAGAACGATAAGTTTCTTTCCTGAAGGCATTACGTATTGGTCTACTTGAGGCTTAATGTTAATTTTTTTAGCTGTCTTATTTAGGTAAGCAACTTCGATTTCAAGGTCAAAGTGACCGATGTTAGCAACGATGGCCCCATCTTTCATTTGCTCCATGTGCTTGCCAGTGATTACGTCACGACATCCTGTAGCTGTTACGAAAATGTCTCCTAGCTTTACAGCGTCTTCCATTTTCATAACCTGGTATCCTTCCATCGCTGCTTGAAGAGCACAGATAGGATCGATTTCAGTTACGATTACACGTCCACCAAGACCGCGGAATGATCCAGCAGATCCCTTACCTACGTCACCGTATCCAGCAACAACACACACTTTACCAGCAACCATTACGTCTGTTGCTCTCTTAACAGAGTCAACTAGAGACTCACGGCATCCGTAAAGGTTGTCGAATTTTGATTTAGTTGTTGAATCGTTGATGTTGATAGCAGGCATTTTTAGTTCGCCTTTTTTCATCATATCGTAAAGTCTATGAACACCTGTTGTTGTTTCTTCAGATAGACCTTTGATGTTAGCGATTAGCTCAGGGTATTTGCTGTGAACCATAACAGTTAAGTCACCACCGTCATCAAGAATCATGTTTAGTCCTGATCCATCTGGCCACTTAAGAGTTTGCTCAATACACCAGTCGAATTCTTTTTCGTTCATTCCTTTCCAAGCAAAAACAGGAATCCCTGCAGCAGCAATAGCAGCAGCGGCCTGGTCTTGAGTAGAGAAGATGTTACAAGATGACCAACGAACCTCTGCGCCAAGTTCAACAAGAGTTTCGATTAGTACTGCAGTTTGGATTGTCATGTGAAGACATCCAGCAATTTTTGCGCCTTTTAGAGGCTTTGATTTTCCAAATTCCGCACGTAGGGCCATTAATCCTGGCATTTCTGTTTCTGCGATTTCGATTTCCTTACGTCCCCAGTCAGCCAGTGACATATCTTTTACTTTGTAATCCGTAAAGGCCATAATTCCCCCTAGTGGTTTTTTGATTTTGTAATAAAATTAAACAGGCTCACTATAGCATTCCAGAGAGAAGCTCACAAGGTAATTTAAGCATGGCAAGTTATACACAAATCAGCCTCGCAGAGGCAGAAGAAATATTGAAGCTCTACGGTCGGTCAAAGGTGAAAAAGTGCACTCCACTTTCGCTGGGAATTTCTAATTCTAACTACCGCGTTGATTTGGAGAACGAAACAGTTCTGCTCAAAATCTCCAATGACAAAAATCAACAACAGCTTGCTGATGAGCAAGCTATTTTAGTGTATTTAAAAGAGTGTGGTTACCCTTACTCACTAAAACCTTTCCCTCTGACTTCAGGGGAATTCATTTACAATTACGGTCCGTATTTCGGAGTGCTTTATCCCTTTGTCCAAGGGATTCCTCCAGGGCCTTCTGACTACACTTGCCAAGAAGTGGGAAGAGCTATTGCTGAGCTTCATGTTTTAAAACATGACCAAGAGAAAATGAATTCACTTAGACCCCATGAGTCTGTGGGCTATGGCCCTAAAGAAATATTAGACTACATCAAGTCCCCAAGCTGCCCGGCTGACTTCAAGGCCGGTTTTCTTAGTCTTTTCCCCGACCACCTGGAAGGGTTTATGAATGCCGGTTTTGAGACCGGTATCATCCACGGGGACCTCTACTACGACAACACGCTTTTTGATAACAATAAAATCAGCACTGTACTGGACTTCGAGCAGGCCGGCATCGGTGAATACATCCTCGATCTGGGGATTTCGATTTCCGGAACGTGCCTGGAAAAAGGAATGGTCATAACACCACTAGTAAACTCATACCTTATGGGGTATGAATCAGTCAGAGCGCTTTCAATTGTTGAAAAGAAATTCTTAGACCAGTCCATTATTCTTGGACTCCTTTCGATCTCTTTATGGAGAATCAAAAGATTTAAAGAAAGAAACCTCAACCCTCTGATGGAAAATTCCTACAGAGACCTGCTTGTGCGCGCATTAAATTATTTTGAAATGAGAAAACAGGAAATATAAATCATGGCTAAAGTTCCACCAAAAAAAGATGGATTCAAAAAACGCGAAGGCGAAGGTTACCGTGGCAACAATCGCGGTGATCGCAGAGACCGCAGGGATCAAAAAGATCCTAAACAGTTCAGCGACGTTAAAAGTACACCAAGAGCAAAAGTAAATGCTGATGGAACAAAAGAATTCGACCAGTCGACATTCTTTGCTTCATGCCCGAGAGAAGTTGAGCATCTTTTAGAAAAAGAAATCAGAGATCTTGGCATCACTCGTATTGAAGTGGAAAAAGGCGGAGTTGCTTTTAAAGCAGAAACGGAACAAGCACTGGATGTTCTTTTAAATTCAAGAGTCGCTTCAAGAGTTTTTAAAGAGCTTCAAGTTTACACAATCTCAACTGAAAAAGACCTCTACTCTCTTGCTAAAGAGAAGTGGTGGGATAAGGTTTTTAACGTTCAACAGACGTTTAAAATCAACACACTTTTTGATCGCGACGCTAAAGAGAGCTTCAACAACTCAATGATCTTCTCACAACTTCTAAAAGACGCTATCGCTGATAACTTCAGAGAGAAATACGGCGAAAGACCAAGTGTTGATACGGGAAGACCAGATATCACTTTCCTTTTACGAGTCGAAAGAAAACCAGGAACGCCTCAATTCAACGCCCGCATTCTGGTTGATATGTGTGGTGACCCAATCTCTAACCGCGGCTACAGAGAAGAGTCACTAAAAGCACCACTAAGAGAAAACCTGGCCGCTTCGATCATCATGTCGACAGACTTTGATCCAGAAAAAGATATCTTCACTGATTCAATGTGCGGAACAGGAACACTTCTGATTGAAGCGATTCTTATCAGAGCAAAAGTGGCTCCGACTTATTTAAAAATCAGACAGTATATTGAAAAGCGTGTTCCGGTTTTTGATTTCATCAAGCACCCCTGGTTTCAGGCCGACAGAAAAGCACAACGCCTTTTTGATGAAAGAGCACAAGCGATTTACAACCACTCTCTTGCTGCTTTAAACGAACTTCAAACAAGACAATTTTTTGGTTTTGATATTTCAGAGCGTGCGATGGAAACAACTCGTATCCACCTTCACAACGCTATGATTGACCAGCAGATCGTGACTCTCAACAAGCGCGACGCTACCAAAATCACTCCGATGGATGATCCTCCGGGAATCGTTATCTGTAACCCTCCTTACGGAGAGCGTATGGGTGAAGAAGATGAGCTAAAAGGGCTTTATAAGTCTTATGGTGAAAACTTAAAGCACAACTTCAAAGGATTCAGAGCTTATGTTTTCACATCGAATCCGCTTTTAAGAAAAGAGATCTCGCTTGGGACATCTGAGAGAAAGACGTTTTTTAACGGGAGTCTTGAGTGTCGATTACTTAAGTATGAATTGTACTAGATAAAATAAAAAAGGCCGCGGAATGCGGCCTTTTTTATTTTTTAATTAAACGAAATCCAACATTAATAAACCTTCCATCCGCCGCAATCTTCGTCTTAGTTGCAGGCCTTAAAATGCGCGGCCCCCCTGTCCAGCTTCCACCTTTAAGCAGATATTCATTTTTATTCTTCGTTAACTGCCAAACGTTTCCACATGTATCTGAAAGCCCAAATGGATTTCTAGGTTTTGATTTCACCGGATGAGTTTGTTGTTTTGCGCCTACTTCTTCCCAGCAGTTTTTTGCCACATCATCGAAGTTTGATCCAAACCAGAAGATCGTGCTCGCCTGGGCCCTCGCTGCAAACTCCCACTCGTTTTGATCTGGTAGCCTTGTTTTTAACTCTGGATAAGTGAGGGATAAAATCGTTATAAAATCTAAAACATCATTGGCCGAAATATTTTCAACTGGGTTGTCAGGACAAATTTCCGCCGAACCTAAAAACGGGACACTCTCAGGGCAATACGATCTTTGTTTGAAGCGAGAAGGATTTGATCCCATGATCTGCATCCATTGCATCTGAGTGATGGGAGAGGCCATGAGTTGAAATTCTGCTTTATTTTCGTAAGTAAATTCAGTTTCATCAGGGAAATGGCCAGGCTGAAGCTTATTAGATCCTAAAATATTTTTCCCTTTTGGGATTTTAACCCACTCCACTTTCCATTGATTTTTCTCACTCCAATACTCTGTTGATAAGATGTCTCTCAAAATGGGATTACCAGCGATCTGAGTTTTAGTGAAAGTGATGTTTTCTTTTTTAGAGAAGTCTTGAATCATTTTATCAACAACAGCATTGAATTTCTTTCTCCACGCTGGAAAATCTTTGCGGGCCGAAATTCCTTCTTGAAGATCTTTTTCTTGGTCACTCCATGCTTTAGATTCAGTTACTGTAAAACTGGAATCTGCAGCAAATGTCTTGACTCGCTCAAGTGCTTCTCTGGCATTCAACCATTGAAGGTTGGCAAGCCCCATGCGGTAGCCTTTATGATCTGGTCTATAAATTGGATTGTCTCTTTTAATGATCGCTTCAAACTCAGAAGGAATCATTAAAGCGTGACTTAATTGCGTAATGAAAACGGATTTTAATTTAGAGTGCGATTTTTTACTCTCACACATGGTGAAGTTAGCACTCTTGCCTTTTAACTCAAATGAGCAAAGTTCATCAGACTTTGCGACTTGAGAAAAAAGAGTGAGACCGATAATAAGAGAGAATAAGCTGTATTTTGTTGTGTTCATCCCTTAAATCTAATTGATTTAAGAAATGAACACAATGAATTTTCTTTTGGTGAAATGCGTGTCTAACCGCTCAGTTTTTCTGAAAGCTTCATCGCCAGATTTGGCGAAGCGTACTTTAAAAAAGTAATCGGGTTAATGATCTTATCAAAGTGTTTTGACGACTTTGAGAAGAAGTATGAAGACACGTCAGAGTCTTTTAAGAAGATCGTGTGTCCTTTATTTGAAAACTTTCTCGAGATAAATTCTGAATCAAGGAAACAGACTTCTCTGATCATAAAGTTTTTAGCAACGTAAATGATAATGCAGTAATCAGAGAGCTCCACTAGAGTCTTTTTGATTTTTACACCTTTTGGAGAAGAAGCGTCACTCCACTCCACTTGAATCTCAACTCTTTTTCCATCTTCCATCACGAAGTCAAAACCTCTTTGTGATGTGGACTTCACTTGTTTTAGGCCGAAGATACACTTGGCATACCACTCACCTAATTGAGTTGGAAGATTTTTTCCATTAAGAAGGATTTGTTCCGCTGCCAGCACTTCATAAGCGCGGTTAACGATTCCAATTTGATCGAGAATCATTTTGTTGTTGGGAACATAAACGATGGAAATCTTCTTAGCATCTTTACGCAGCAGTTTTTTAGAGAACTGCTTTTCGTACCAGATAGAGAAGTGTTCATTGCTTGAGAGCTCATAAGAGTCATAAACAAAGCCCACTCGCAGAAGCGAGTGGATGTCTTTGCATTCGGGCAATTTTTTTTGAATGTATTTAAGAGGAGCAAATTCCTTGCGGTCTTCACTCATGACAAAGTATTCATCTTTGTCATAGTCACTACTGCCATGAGTAGATGACGAGAAGAGTTTAATCTCTTCACTTAGTTTTTGAATGTCCATTTAGCGCTCAATTTTTAAAAGTATAATCCTCACTAGTGTAACACTAAGTGGATCAAACATTCAATTGAGATAAGTCCTCTTTGAAATTCAGGATTGACTGCGCAATACCCGCATTTTTAACCAGTTGTTGCTGGACATAAAATCTAAAGTCGACTTTTTTACTCTGGTAATAATCCTTATCTTCCTGAGATTGAGCTGTTTTTGCTGCAATCACTGCTTCGCATGCACCTTCAAGAAGTAGCCATGCGCCAATTAAGTTCGCAGAGAAATTTAAGAAGTTCATTGAATGGAAAAGAATGGTGTCGAACTTATTGGCCTTCGCCAGAGCTCCAAACTGCGCCAGGATCTCTTGCGCTTTTTGCAGATTCTTTCCTAGTGCCGCTAGTTCATCAGCAAACTCTTGAGCTTCTGGGCGTGCCATCGTCTTCTGGATTTTTGCTCCGATTCCCATAAACGTTTTAGCGTTGTCTTTTAAAATTTTTCTCATCACGAAGTCCATCGCCTGGATAGCGTTTGTCCCTTCGTAGATTGAAGCAATTTTTAGATCGCGAGCAAATTGCTCGATTCCATACTCTGAACAGAATCCATATCCACCGTGAGTCTGGATAGCATCAACAGCTACCTGGAACCCCTCATCAGAGCAGTATGATTTACAGATTGGAGTTAGGAATGCAATTTCATCTTCAGCTGCTTTATCGCCGTGGTGAGCGCGGTCGAACTGATCCCCTGTATAAAGAATCAAGCTTCTCATTGAACGCGCCATCGATCTCATTTTTAAAAGAGTTCTTTTAACATCCGGGTGATTTACAATTTCTTTTCCAAATTGCGATCTCTCGCGAGCGTATTGTTCAGTTAACATATAAACCAGGTTTGCTTGCGCTTCACCTTGAACACCACAAAGAAGTCTAGCTTCGTTCATAAGAATGAACATGTTGACCATCCCTTCGAACTCTTTACCAATTAAGTAACCTTCACAGTTACCTTGAGCTCCGAAAGTCATCTCACAAGTCGCTTGTCCATGGATCCCCATTTTTTCTTCGATTTTTGTACACACAACATCGTTTGGAGTTCCATCAAGGCGAATTTTTGGAACGATAAACAATGAAAGACCTTTCGTTCCCGCAGGGGCCCCTGGAGTTTTTGCCAGAACCAAATGGATGATATTTTCATAAAAATCGTTATCTCCTGAAGAGATGAAGATTTTAATCCCTTTCATTTTATAAGTGCCGTTTCCATTTGGAGTTGCTGTCGTGATAACTGCACCTACATCACTTCCCGCTCCCGGCTCAGTTAAACACATTGTCCCACCCCATAATCCAGAGATCATGTTTGGTACATATGTATCTTTTTGTTCTTGAGTTCCAACTTTTAGGATTACATCCATGGCCCCGCGAGAAAGTCCTGGATACATAGAGAATGAAACATTGGCCCCGTTCATAATCGACTGACAAACAAGCGATACAGTGTGAGGAACTGGCATACCACCGATTTCTTCCGGGTATCCAATCGCGTGCCATCCATTTTCGTAATATTTTTTCATCCCTTCTTTGAAAGATTGAGGTGCTGTTACTTTTCCGTTAGCAAGCTTTACCCCTTCGTGGTCCCCAATTGTTCTGCTTGGGTAGACTTCTTTTTCAATGAACTTGTTGCATTCATTGATAATATCCTTCATGTCGTTTTCACCAACACCGTTGTTTTGGATTTTAAGCATATTAAAAAGGTTGAAGTGAATATCTTTGAGATCTGTTTTGAATTGAGCCACGTTAAACCATCCTTGATTTAATTAATTTGAAGTTCTTTTATTATAAATCAAACCGCATAAAAAAAAAGAGAGGACCCTTTCGGGTCCCCTATTTTTTATTTTGTAGTGATTTGGTCTGATATCCGATTAGATCGCTCTAACAAAGTATCTAGTTCCAGAAGAAGACTGAACACCAGATGGGTTAGCTTGGATCGGGTATCTTGTGTCGATTACATAGTAAGCACCGCTCACTGTGATGTAATATACGTTTCCACCTGACATCGCTTGAACTTGTACGTTTGTCGCTGCGTTCAGGATAGAGATTAGCTCAGATTGCTTAGAAGCAATGTTAACGTCTGAGTGTCTTACTGTCACACCATTACTATATTGGTAAGTAATCGTTGGAGTTGAAGCCACGATTGAGTTCCAAGTTGTAGTCGTTCCAGAAGATCCAGAGCTTGAAGTGTAACAGTAGTAGAAGATACCCCATTTCGTGTCACAAGTTTGGTTGCTTGATCCAGATGAGATAACCCCGTTACCAAAGTTAGATGAGTAGCTGTTAATTTGCGCAATCAATGTCTGCGCATAAGTTTGAGCTTGAGTGTTACCTGAAAGGTATGGGTTCGAATAATTCAACGTTGAATTTGTAGACGAAACCTTGTTGTCCTTTCCACATGAAACTAATGAAGCTAAAACGATCATAGATAATAATAATTTTTTCATAACGTCCTCCCTAAAGGCGTATTGAGTATAGTTTCTTAGAAACCGTTTGGTTTATATTAGAGCAACTGTCATGCCAAACAGCAGCCTATGGATTTACAGGGGTTAGCTAAGGGGGGTGTATGCTGTGTGAACATTCTACAAACACCTGTCTAAAAATTAGTCAATTTTTTAGACACTATTCAGGGGATTACAGAGGAGGATGTCTATATTTTAGCTAGTGATGTTTAATCAAAGATTTGGGTCTTTTCTTAGGTTTCATGAGGTTAATAAATTTATTGATGATATTTTTAGACCTATATAATGATGCTTTTTATAAAGCAGTAAACATGGTGTTCATTTTGCAAATTAAAGCCACATGAAAATATCATTACTACCACTTCTTCTTTTAGGATTAATCAGCTTTTATGGATGCTCTAAAAAATCATCCATCCCAGCCGATCACAACTCAGAGGCCTTATCATCAAATGATGAGCTCTTCCAACATCCGGAAGAGGTCACTCTTTATAATCCCAATCAGATCAATGCCGAGAACATTAAAAAATGTGCTTTTGCAACTTCAGATAAAGACTCATGTAAAGTTGAACTCTCTCCTTTATTAGGAGTTGGGAAAGATACTATTTCAGTTAATGATATCCTTAATAGAACAATGTCTTCACAAGCTTCTTACCTGCAAACTTTCCGCAACATCCTTAATCAAATGCCAAAAGAGTCATTGCAAATGTTTGGGGCCGTTAATGCCATTGTTATTTCAGAAAGAATCGTTCCGAGTTTTTATCACTACGGAAGTGGCGCGATCTACTTAAGCAGTTCATACTTCTGGAAGACACCTGAAGAGAAGGCCCTCATTAAAAAGAAAGATTACCGCGAAGATTATGGTATCAGCCTGCAATTTCTTGAAAGCTCAGATTATTATAAAAACGGAAAGTCTCTTTATAGAAACAGCTCGGCCAAATACCGCACGGAAGAAACAATGGGGCCGGTTTTAGCAAGACTTCTTTATCACGAGCTTGCTCACGCCAACGATTTCTTTCCAAAGAGCTATTACAACTCTGCAACTTTTGACAAAACAAAAACTTATTACGACCTGACAAATGAGCGCTGGGATCAAGAGCAGATTGTTTCTCAAAAGCTCAAGTCCCCTCTTGCATCGAAACTTCTCTTAAAGATGGGAGGAATCCTTTATCAAGGTGAAAAGGCCACTAGTGAAGAAATCAACACCAAGGCCTACACTGTAGTTGATGAATTTAAACACGATGTCGCTGCTAATCTTTATGGGTACTCAACTCCCCGAGAAGACCTGGCCATGATGATCGAGCAAAGTATGGTCTACCACCACTACGGGTTTTCTGCTTATTCAATTTTTATTAAGCTTCCTTCTCCAAACTTTAAAGTCCCTGATGATTTTGATTACCCGATTGCCGGTGGAATCAAGAATAAAATCGCTGACCCTAAAGTTAAAGAAAGGGCCCAGGATGTTCTGGAGAAATTCTTTGAAGCTGATTATGTAAACAGAATCGTTACGTCGCTGGATACGCTAAAGTCTAAAGACATTCCGGAAGATGCTAATTGGGATACGATTGGGACTTATTACTAAGCTTGGCGCTTAAAAAAGAGAATTTTTAATCCTTCTTCCGGGTTCACTTCCATATCGCTGAAGCTGGCGTACATTTTCTCTTGAAAAATAAACTCTGGTGCATGTTCTTTAAAAGCGTTTAAAAGAAAATCGCTGCCTAAATAAGGCGAATTCAAACAGGCCATGATAACTGCATCCTCGCTGACCATTTCCGGCAGGCGGCGGATAATTTTATGATAGTCTCTTTCCACTTTAAAACTCAGACCCTGATTTGTCGGCGGATCAATAATCACAATATCGTAAGGGCCTCTTTTAGAGATGACTCCCAACGATTTCATAATATCGTAGTGGAAGAATTTAGTCTTTCTGCCGTCGATCTCAATGCCGTTTAAACGGTGATTTTTCTCACCCACATTAAGTGCCGGCTGGCTCATATCCACATTGGCCACGGCCTGAGCTTGCCCCTTAAAAGCGGCGACAGAGAGCGAGCAGGTATAAGAAAAAAGATTGAGCACTCGTTTATTTTGCGAGTGTTGTCTCAACCACTCTCTTCCCAATCCCATATCCAGAAAAAATCCTGTGTTCTGAGGTTTTTTTAAATTGAGTGAGTATTTCTCTGCTTTTTCCACAGCAAAAGCTTCAGCGGGCATTTCCCCTTTTAAAACTTCCACGTTGTCATTTTTTAAATGGCGCTTTTGTAAAACAATTGACTCAAATGAAATTTCAGGAATAGAAAGTAAAAGATCGACCAGGGCCGATTTCTCATCTGATTCAATTTCTTTGTAGGTAGTGATTAAGATCGTCGGTGGGAAAAAATCAATGGAAAGATGCTCAAGCCCTTCCCATTTTTTTCCTCTTCCATGAAAAAGCCTGGCGCATTCCCCATTTTGAGGAATGCGCTCTTTGATCACATTAAGCAGTTGGTGCATTCGTCTGCGCTTTTCCGCCAAAAAGTTTGTAGCGGATAAAGAAAGTTAAAAGTACACCAATCACTAACCCGATAATTTGGGCCAGGATAAGTTTTTGCATAGAGTACTGAGTGGCCGGTTCACAGTTAACACCAAAACTCACAGGTGGAGTTAAAAGCACTCCAATCATTTTTGGCCCAAGCCATGTCATGGCAGCAAGACCAACAAGGCCTCCGATAAAAGCAATGTTTAGATTCTTGTGAAAGTTCTTCATTTAATGGGCTCCTTAGTATGAATCCACGTCACTTCGTGTTTATTACATGAAAGATGAACAACGCGAGAATTTGGAATAGCTTTAAACTTAAACATCGTCTCAAAGTCCGTCGGTTGTTGGAACTTAATCGTACATGCAAAGTTGTCGACAAGTCCCGACTCACGCCAGCGATTGACCAGTTCTAAAAGTTTATCCGGGTAACAAATAATATCAGAGAAAAACCAATCTAGTTTTCCTACATGCTGTGGTCTTAAACCAAACGCACTTTCTTGTTTAAATTCAATATTGGGAAGGGCCGCGATCTTCGGGGCAAGAGGAGCTTTATCAACACTCACGACATTTGTCCCCACTGTCTGCAACACCCAAGTCCATCCACCTGGACAACTGCCAACGTCAATCGTCTTCATTCCTGGAGCTGGTTTATAACCATACAGCGTGAAGAGCTCCCAAAGCTTTAAGTAAGCGCGTGAGGGAGGGTTCACTTTATCTTCATTGAAATGGATTTCACCAAAAGGTAACGGACAAGTTGTCTCAGGAGAAATGATGATTTCTGCATCGGAAAGAAGTGAGAAAACTCCAATCGGAGTCTTGGGAATCTCTTCCAGGAAGTCATAGCGCTTTATTTTCGCCCTAGGCACTTTATCCAGAATTAATTCAGCTCTGCGGTGATTATTGAGTGAAAAGTGACTCCATCTGCGGGCGCGGGCCTTTAGAAGTTCTGCGGCATGAGAAATGGAGGTATACGGCAGGATTTCGACGTTGAGCCACGTATCCTGAGCAAAGACCACGTCTTGCGCCTCTCCCTTACAGAGCATTAATCTGCCATGTTGCGAGAGGATTTCAATACCCATTAGCCCGAGTTCGGTTTTTAAGTCCGTCTCGAAGCCCTCCGGGGCTAAATATCCGGTGATTGTCTGTTCTAAATTGCTTTGACCCATACGTACTAAAATTGATACCATAGGGGCGTAAACTTGGGAATCAAAAGAGCTAACAAAAAAGATAAAAAGAAAAGAGCAAATGGCCAAAAAAATCAACGGACTAATGACAAAAGAAATGAGGATTTACGGAGAAAACGCCTGCCTGGCCGTTTTCAAAAAACGTCCTCAGGATATTATTCAACTATTTTTGACTAAGGAAATGATGAAAAAGTTTCCTCACGTCACTAAATACTGCGCTCAAAACAAAAAGGCCTACCACATTGTTGAGCGCGCAGAACTGGAGAAAATGACCAAGGCCACTCACCATGAAGATATCTGCATGTTGATTAAAGAGGCCCCATCAAAGTCACTTGAGGCCTATCTTTCATTAAAACCGGAAAATGCAGTCATCATCGCTTTGGAAAATGTATCCAACCCACACAACATTGGGGCCATCTTAAGAAATGCCGCTCATTTTGGAGCAACAGGAATCATTGTTCCCGATAAAAAAGTCGCTGATTCTGCTTCTTCCATCAGAACGTCTGAAGGTGGATCTGAATTCGTCGATATTTTTGAAGCCAAAGACTTTAAGAAGGCACTGGCCCTTCTGGCAAAAAATAAATTCCAAATTATCACAACCTCTTCACACGCCAAGGCGAGCCTTTACGATGTGAAATGGGAAAAGAAAGTTGTGATCGTTTTTGGAGAGGAAGCTGAAGGTTTAAGTAAAGACCTTCTTGCTGTAGGTACAACTATTAAAATCCCTGGTACTGACCACGTTGAAAGCTTAAACGTTTCCGTCGCTAGTGCTGTCATACTTTCTGACTATTATCAAAAGGTGAAAACAAATGAAATCAATCCACGGTTTAAGTAATCGCGTTCTTCTTTGTATCCTCGATGGTTTTGGAATCAATCCGAAGGATTTAAAAAACGCTATCAAACACGCTCGTAAGCCAAACATTGATGCTTTAATGGCCAACTACCCAATGACCACAATTGAACCAGGTGGAACTCTGGTTGGTCTTCCTAAAGGTGTTGCCGGCAACTCTGAAGTTGGCCACATGAACCTGGGCGCTGGTCGCTCAGTTCGCCAAGACCTTGTTCGTATCAACGAAGCGATTGAAAACGATACGCTTAAAGATATGGAAGAAATCAAAAACATTATTAAATATGCCAAGACACACTCGAATCGTATTCACTTGATGGGTCTCCTCTCAGACGGTGGCGTTCACTCGCACATCAATCACCTGAAGGCCTTGGCTAAAATTTTCCACGAACACAAAATTGAAATGTGCCTACACGCTTTTACTGACGGACGAGACACTGCACGTGATGTAGGTGTGAAGTATGTTGAAGAAGCTATGCATATCCCGGGGCTGAAGTTCGCTTCTATGCAAGGGCGCTCAATCGGAATGGACCGCGACCGCAGATGGAATAAAATCGAAC contains:
- a CDS encoding acyl-CoA dehydrogenase translates to MAQFKTDLKDIHFNLFNMLKIQNNGVGENDMKDIINECNKFIEKEVYPSRTIGDHEGVKLANGKVTAPQSFKEGMKKYYENGWHAIGYPEEIGGMPVPHTVSLVCQSIMNGANVSFSMYPGLSRGAMDVILKVGTQEQKDTYVPNMISGLWGGTMCLTEPGAGSDVGAVITTATPNGNGTYKMKGIKIFISSGDNDFYENIIHLVLAKTPGAPAGTKGLSLFIVPKIRLDGTPNDVVCTKIEEKMGIHGQATCEMTFGAQGNCEGYLIGKEFEGMVNMFILMNEARLLCGVQGEAQANLVYMLTEQYARERSQFGKEIVNHPDVKRTLLKMRSMARSMRSLILYTGDQFDRAHHGDKAAEDEIAFLTPICKSYCSDEGFQVAVDAIQTHGGYGFCSEYGIEQFARDLKIASIYEGTNAIQAMDFVMRKILKDNAKTFMGIGAKIQKTMARPEAQEFADELAALGKNLQKAQEILAQFGALAKANKFDTILFHSMNFLNFSANLIGAWLLLEGACEAVIAAKTAQSQEDKDYYQSKKVDFRFYVQQQLVKNAGIAQSILNFKEDLSQLNV
- a CDS encoding class I SAM-dependent methyltransferase; the encoded protein is MHQLLNVIKERIPQNGECARLFHGRGKKWEGLEHLSIDFFPPTILITTYKEIESDEKSALVDLLLSIPEISFESIVLQKRHLKNDNVEVLKGEMPAEAFAVEKAEKYSLNLKKPQNTGFFLDMGLGREWLRQHSQNKRVLNLFSYTCSLSVAAFKGQAQAVANVDMSQPALNVGEKNHRLNGIEIDGRKTKFFHYDIMKSLGVISKRGPYDIVIIDPPTNQGLSFKVERDYHKIIRRLPEMVSEDAVIMACLNSPYLGSDFLLNAFKEHAPEFIFQEKMYASFSDMEVNPEEGLKILFFKRQA
- a CDS encoding SAM-dependent methyltransferase, producing MGIEILSQHGRLMLCKGEAQDVVFAQDTWLNVEILPYTSISHAAELLKARARRWSHFSLNNHRRAELILDKVPRAKIKRYDFLEEIPKTPIGVFSLLSDAEIIISPETTCPLPFGEIHFNEDKVNPPSRAYLKLWELFTLYGYKPAPGMKTIDVGSCPGGWTWVLQTVGTNVVSVDKAPLAPKIAALPNIEFKQESAFGLRPQHVGKLDWFFSDIICYPDKLLELVNRWRESGLVDNFACTIKFQQPTDFETMFKFKAIPNSRVVHLSCNKHEVTWIHTKEPIK
- a CDS encoding TrmH family RNA methyltransferase, with the protein product MAKKINGLMTKEMRIYGENACLAVFKKRPQDIIQLFLTKEMMKKFPHVTKYCAQNKKAYHIVERAELEKMTKATHHEDICMLIKEAPSKSLEAYLSLKPENAVIIALENVSNPHNIGAILRNAAHFGATGIIVPDKKVADSASSIRTSEGGSEFVDIFEAKDFKKALALLAKNKFQIITTSSHAKASLYDVKWEKKVVIVFGEEAEGLSKDLLAVGTTIKIPGTDHVESLNVSVASAVILSDYYQKVKTNEINPRFK